A genomic window from Aurantimicrobium photophilum includes:
- a CDS encoding SDR family NAD(P)-dependent oxidoreductase: protein MRLEGKVAIITGGASGIGLATVKKFVREGAKVLIADINLAQAEAAVAEIDALGFPGATAAGQVNVSIYKEVEAVVALAVKTFGKLDIIFNNAGIAGGKPLLDHDPEVDYMPMIRVDQDGVYYGILAAGRQFRDQGTGGVIISTSSIYGEQAAELAFSYSAAKAAVISFTRSAAYELAEYGVRAVAITPGRVGTPIINQFSDELKTLFASEQMRNKLTLPEEIADTVAFLASDEANAINGTVVHVDDGYSAFKQRFDLPSF from the coding sequence CAAAGTCGCCATTATTACTGGTGGAGCTAGCGGTATCGGTCTCGCGACCGTCAAAAAGTTTGTGCGCGAAGGCGCAAAGGTTCTCATTGCCGACATCAACCTCGCTCAGGCTGAGGCAGCTGTTGCAGAAATCGACGCCCTGGGCTTCCCCGGCGCGACCGCAGCTGGTCAGGTCAATGTCTCTATCTATAAAGAGGTCGAAGCAGTCGTGGCACTCGCCGTGAAGACATTCGGCAAGCTCGACATCATCTTCAACAACGCCGGTATTGCTGGCGGTAAGCCACTGCTGGATCACGACCCCGAGGTCGACTACATGCCCATGATCCGCGTTGACCAGGACGGTGTCTACTACGGCATCCTGGCTGCAGGTCGTCAGTTCCGTGACCAGGGCACCGGTGGTGTCATCATCAGCACCTCCTCGATCTATGGCGAGCAGGCAGCAGAGCTGGCCTTCTCCTACAGCGCAGCAAAAGCAGCGGTCATTTCGTTCACTCGTTCAGCAGCATACGAACTGGCTGAGTATGGTGTCCGTGCCGTCGCCATCACTCCTGGCCGTGTGGGAACACCGATCATCAACCAGTTCAGTGACGAGCTCAAGACTCTGTTCGCATCTGAGCAGATGCGCAACAAGCTCACCCTGCCTGAAGAAATTGCAGACACCGTCGCCTTCTTGGCATCGGATGAAGCCAATGCCATCAACGGAACTGTTGTTCACGTTGATGATGGCTACTCCGCTTTCAAGCAGCGCTTCGACCTGCCCTCGTTCTAG
- a CDS encoding sugar phosphate isomerase/epimerase family protein → MTSANPVACLINVLIGDASPEALPSSLDSLKNLGYTHVVLGPMDPATPDAPAIKQLFAERGLSPITIFGGQSPETSVGSEDADVRAAGLAAMKATVDLTVALGGTQMNGVPYGVFGKPDAPAPSGYFARAAREVGKAAEYAHDRGVTMTFEVLNRYETSLINTAVQAMDFAELSESEHLKIHLDTFHMSVEEADMFAAITHALPRLGYLELGQSGRGKLSTGVVDPVAVVSHALKSGYTGPIGVEAFTRTILPGFVSDALAIWREPYTSGLSLVTEAAELIEQGVHASKN, encoded by the coding sequence ATGACTTCCGCGAACCCCGTGGCATGCCTGATCAATGTCCTCATTGGTGATGCATCACCTGAGGCTCTCCCCAGCTCCCTCGATTCCCTCAAAAACCTGGGCTACACCCACGTGGTGTTAGGCCCCATGGATCCTGCAACTCCTGACGCACCCGCCATCAAGCAACTCTTTGCTGAGCGTGGCCTCTCGCCCATCACCATCTTCGGTGGACAGTCTCCCGAGACGTCTGTGGGCTCAGAAGACGCTGATGTTCGCGCGGCTGGCCTGGCAGCCATGAAGGCCACGGTGGATCTCACGGTTGCCTTGGGCGGAACCCAAATGAACGGAGTTCCCTACGGAGTATTTGGTAAGCCAGATGCGCCAGCACCTTCCGGGTACTTTGCCCGCGCCGCCCGCGAAGTGGGCAAGGCTGCCGAATACGCTCATGATCGTGGCGTGACCATGACCTTCGAGGTCCTCAACCGTTACGAAACGTCTCTGATCAACACTGCAGTTCAGGCCATGGACTTCGCCGAGCTCAGCGAATCAGAACACCTCAAGATTCACCTCGACACCTTCCACATGTCCGTTGAAGAAGCAGACATGTTTGCGGCCATTACGCACGCCCTTCCTCGCTTGGGATACCTCGAGTTAGGCCAGTCAGGACGTGGAAAACTCAGCACAGGTGTTGTTGATCCTGTTGCTGTCGTTTCTCACGCGCTCAAATCCGGCTACACAGGACCTATTGGCGTGGAAGCCTTTACGCGCACAATTCTTCCCGGATTTGTGAGCGATGCTCTGGCTATCTGGCGTGAGCCCTACACCTCTGGCCTCTCCCTAGTCACGGAGGCGGCTGAGCTCATTGAGCAAGGTGTGCACGCCAGCAAGAACTAA